The Sorangiineae bacterium MSr11367 genome window below encodes:
- a CDS encoding FAD-dependent monooxygenase, with amino-acid sequence MSTRPLLPVLIVGAGPIGLATALALSFYKIPFQLFEEDGTLSLDTKAGTVLTRTLEAFRRYGVVDDVLARALRIDEIGFHERATNATRDSVRTEVLRDETRYPFVINLPQHHLEPILAAKLEASPYGRMHTRHRLTRFDQRADRVVVHLDTPEGPREVEGSYLLACDGGRSIVRQQLGVEVEGKTLDVRYLLVDFKVDLDIQNTRDYPYLAYFSDPEEWMILVRHPHCWRFLFPIDLNGPEPDEGQLLAKVRRFIGDVTNIEYLGKVVYRVHHRIASRWQDGRVLLMGDAAHLITPMWALGLNTGVLDAIHLPWRIAWVLRGWADASLLHGYEREQHPIASNGSGEMAESARLAMSCEGQLEDARGDNEWGNACTRMLLGVSLDVTGHGGGSMVKRGTTAPPIQVGDRVPDWELHDANGRALRLHDLTDDSFVALYFADARRRPSIAPTSSPALRHLLVSRWDAPLDSGLRPNALLDPGNLLFKRLGIPADTLVLIRPDDHIAAICPMGSTTADALYEAATGSLPPHPPKGSTP; translated from the coding sequence ATGTCGACGCGACCTCTCCTGCCCGTTCTGATCGTCGGCGCCGGTCCCATTGGGTTGGCCACGGCATTGGCGCTCTCCTTTTACAAGATTCCATTTCAGCTCTTCGAGGAGGACGGCACGCTGTCGCTCGACACCAAGGCGGGCACGGTCCTCACGCGCACACTCGAAGCGTTTCGCCGCTACGGCGTTGTCGACGACGTGCTCGCGCGCGCCCTGCGCATCGACGAAATCGGTTTCCACGAACGTGCAACCAACGCCACACGCGACTCCGTGCGCACGGAGGTCCTTCGCGACGAAACGCGCTATCCATTCGTCATCAATCTGCCGCAGCATCATCTTGAACCCATCCTCGCGGCAAAACTCGAGGCGAGCCCTTACGGCCGCATGCACACACGGCACCGGCTGACGCGCTTCGATCAACGAGCCGATCGCGTCGTCGTGCACCTCGATACGCCGGAGGGACCTCGCGAAGTCGAAGGCTCGTATCTGCTTGCGTGCGACGGCGGCCGCAGCATCGTGCGCCAGCAACTCGGCGTCGAGGTCGAGGGCAAGACGCTCGACGTGCGCTACCTGCTGGTCGACTTCAAGGTCGATCTCGATATCCAGAACACCCGAGATTATCCTTATCTCGCCTATTTCTCGGACCCCGAGGAGTGGATGATACTCGTGCGGCATCCGCACTGCTGGCGCTTTCTGTTTCCGATCGACCTGAATGGCCCAGAGCCGGACGAAGGGCAATTGCTCGCGAAGGTGAGGCGCTTCATCGGTGACGTGACGAACATCGAATACCTCGGCAAGGTCGTCTACCGCGTGCATCACAGGATCGCGTCACGATGGCAGGACGGGCGTGTGCTGCTCATGGGCGACGCCGCGCATCTCATCACGCCGATGTGGGCCCTCGGGCTGAACACCGGCGTGCTCGACGCGATCCACTTGCCGTGGCGGATCGCATGGGTGCTGCGCGGCTGGGCGGACGCGAGCCTGCTTCACGGCTACGAGCGCGAGCAGCATCCGATTGCCTCGAACGGCTCGGGCGAAATGGCCGAGTCGGCGCGCCTCGCCATGTCGTGCGAGGGCCAGCTCGAAGACGCTCGTGGCGACAACGAATGGGGCAACGCTTGCACGCGCATGCTCCTCGGTGTCTCGCTCGACGTGACCGGCCATGGCGGGGGCTCGATGGTGAAGCGCGGGACGACTGCGCCGCCGATCCAAGTCGGCGATCGCGTTCCCGACTGGGAGCTGCACGACGCGAATGGCCGCGCGCTGCGTTTGCACGACCTGACCGACGACAGCTTCGTCGCGCTCTATTTCGCGGACGCGCGGCGCCGTCCGAGCATCGCGCCCACTTCGTCGCCCGCCCTGCGGCATCTTCTCGTGTCGCGCTGGGATGCGCCGCTCGATTCGGGCTTGCGGCCGAATGCGCTGCTCGACCCGGGCAACCTCCTGTTCAAACGGCTCGGTATCCCAGCGGATACGCTGGTGCTGATCCGTCCCGATGATCACATCGCCGCGATCTGCCCGATGGGCAGCACCACGGCGGACGCGCTCTATGAAGCGGCAACCGGCAGCTTGCCGCCCCATCCGCCGAAAGGAAGCACACCATGA
- a CDS encoding VOC family protein, with protein MTSPKATGLAAFGLRVPNLDEAIPFYTAFGLQGGMQGAVARMKSPGRQETEVYLSKDTSKRLNFLSFAIAPGSEPAFRRHLVYHGIHERGRPDPAFPVGIWFKDPWDTWINLVPRIVQSAPPVASIPMNLGAQPARVDVAMWQEMTPRLPLRLGHVLIFTADWEAAERFYADVIGLRTTDRTSGKVAFMAAGEGMVDHHCFGLIRSSHRGFQHASFHVPTLDDIAMNAGRMRDAGYRQGFGPGRHAISSNLFHYVRDPWGSWIEYYADMDKITEAWVARDWNNRPYIWGPDWSPEFWAKEMNTNLEPA; from the coding sequence ATGACGTCACCGAAAGCCACCGGCCTCGCAGCCTTTGGTTTGCGGGTACCGAATCTCGATGAGGCGATACCGTTCTATACGGCCTTCGGACTCCAAGGCGGCATGCAAGGCGCGGTCGCTCGAATGAAGAGTCCAGGGCGTCAGGAGACGGAGGTCTACCTGTCGAAGGACACGTCGAAGCGGCTGAATTTCCTATCGTTCGCGATCGCGCCCGGAAGCGAGCCCGCGTTTCGCCGGCATCTGGTGTACCACGGCATCCACGAGCGAGGCCGCCCCGATCCGGCGTTCCCGGTTGGCATCTGGTTCAAAGATCCGTGGGATACATGGATCAATCTGGTGCCGCGCATCGTGCAGTCGGCACCGCCCGTGGCCAGCATTCCCATGAATCTTGGTGCGCAGCCTGCCCGTGTCGACGTCGCCATGTGGCAAGAAATGACTCCGCGCCTGCCATTGAGGCTGGGTCACGTGCTGATCTTCACGGCTGACTGGGAAGCCGCCGAGCGATTCTATGCGGACGTGATTGGCTTGCGCACCACCGATCGCACGTCGGGAAAGGTGGCGTTCATGGCCGCCGGCGAGGGCATGGTCGATCACCACTGCTTCGGATTGATCCGCAGCTCGCACCGAGGATTTCAGCACGCGAGCTTTCATGTGCCAACGCTCGACGACATCGCCATGAATGCCGGCCGGATGCGCGACGCGGGCTATCGGCAAGGATTTGGCCCGGGACGTCACGCCATTTCATCGAACCTCTTTCACTATGTGCGCGATCCGTGGGGCAGTTGGATCGAATACTACGCGGACATGGATAAGATCACCGAGGCTTGGGTGGCGCGCGACTGGAACAATCGCCCGTACATCTGGGGGCCGGACTGGTCGCCCGAATTCTGGGCCAAGGAAATGAACACCAACCTCGAGCCGGCTTGA
- a CDS encoding amidohydrolase, with protein sequence MASLFDPGALLRWMDAQRIARAWISVPPPAYRPHLAEADALHWAHDLNDGLREMALESGARLQALLHLPLEHPHAALAVLASRGRGDAAVAGYAASTTVPEGTLADATLDPVWAALDAQRAFLFLHPGECTDPRLGRFYLQNLLGNPHETAVAAGALVFGGVLERYAAMQVCLAHGGGTVPAVAGRWQRGFDTARPGVNPSLEAPRAALQRLWVDCITHDAAALQCACATFGEHRMLFGSDWPFPMGLPEPKEPCAALPDPTRHRIFSENVRALLDLVT encoded by the coding sequence ATGGCGTCCCTGTTCGATCCGGGCGCGCTGCTACGCTGGATGGATGCGCAACGCATTGCCCGCGCGTGGATCTCCGTGCCGCCGCCCGCCTATCGGCCGCACCTGGCCGAGGCCGATGCGCTGCACTGGGCCCACGATCTGAACGACGGGCTGCGCGAGATGGCCCTGGAAAGCGGCGCGCGCTTGCAGGCGCTCTTGCATCTGCCGCTCGAGCATCCCCACGCCGCGCTCGCGGTGCTGGCCTCGCGCGGGCGGGGCGATGCAGCCGTGGCGGGCTACGCCGCGTCGACGACGGTGCCCGAGGGCACGCTCGCGGACGCCACGCTCGATCCCGTGTGGGCGGCGCTCGATGCCCAGCGGGCGTTTCTCTTCCTGCATCCGGGCGAGTGCACCGATCCGCGTCTCGGCCGGTTCTATTTGCAGAATCTGCTCGGTAACCCACACGAGACGGCGGTGGCCGCCGGCGCACTCGTATTCGGCGGCGTGCTCGAGCGCTACGCGGCGATGCAGGTGTGCCTCGCGCATGGCGGCGGGACGGTGCCGGCGGTCGCGGGACGCTGGCAGCGCGGATTCGACACCGCGCGCCCGGGCGTGAATCCGAGCCTGGAGGCGCCGCGTGCCGCGCTGCAACGGCTATGGGTGGACTGCATCACGCACGACGCCGCGGCGCTGCAATGCGCATGCGCCACCTTTGGGGAGCACCGAATGCTGTTCGGCTCGGACTGGCCATTCCCGATGGGACTCCCCGAGCCAAAGGAGCCGTGTGCGGCGCTGCCCGACCCAACCCGGCACCGTATCTTTTCCGAGAACGTCCGCGCACTGCTCGATCTGGTAACCTAG
- a CDS encoding MarR family transcriptional regulator, whose protein sequence is MRERDYIDAVVAEWDEQRVGKPIGGVALMLRIIRIGGILERELATLCARYNLKPGQFQALAALRRVYPRTLTPSELNHGTLLTSGAMTPLIDRLEEKGLVRRLADPDDRRGVRVELTRAGQKLIDEALEARIERLTELVAQLGEGEVVKSSTALRKIMLLLEGPMESSTQS, encoded by the coding sequence ATGAGAGAGCGTGACTACATCGACGCGGTCGTAGCCGAGTGGGACGAGCAACGGGTTGGCAAACCTATCGGCGGTGTGGCGCTCATGCTGCGCATCATCCGCATCGGCGGCATCCTCGAGCGCGAGCTCGCCACACTCTGCGCACGCTACAACCTCAAGCCCGGTCAGTTCCAGGCATTGGCGGCCTTGCGTCGCGTCTACCCACGCACGCTCACGCCCTCCGAGCTCAATCACGGAACGCTGCTGACGTCCGGCGCGATGACACCGCTGATCGACCGGCTCGAAGAAAAAGGGCTGGTCCGGCGGCTCGCGGATCCGGACGACCGCCGGGGCGTGCGCGTCGAGTTGACCCGCGCGGGGCAAAAGCTCATCGACGAGGCGCTCGAGGCACGCATCGAACGACTCACCGAGCTCGTGGCGCAGCTGGGCGAGGGCGAAGTCGTGAAGTCATCGACCGCCCTGCGCAAAATCATGCTGCTGCTCGAAGGTCCCATGGAGAGCAGCACGCAGTCCTGA
- a CDS encoding HINT domain-containing protein gives MERLRFTALMRIVRDSRGVSAIEYGLLLVAILLLVAGGYRALGKRNAQTTRVAETTFHGGADYTPPSGGGGGDTICDGRSCGGPGACFVAGTLVATPSGERPIESLHAGELVFARGEFDDAVTARAITKTFVRPAPSLVDVHVVTPDDARESVRSTPDHLYFARDRGWTAAAELTSGETLVDRTGHEVRVTKVVRIAQEAPVYNFEVDVDHTYFVGHTAVWVHNPPGCGDPPAGGSDPAGGSTGSPGTSPPPATGPPPITGPVFGGMAPGATPPAHESIPAPSDGPGLIGAEQTAQNNVNSAQQKVNTWQTKINNVDAPGSKVPDDKKDSVRNKFQEKLNEEQAKLAKEQAKLDAAHAAAEAAHIHDTLNRIDHNNPPSGVLGQQWGVTFNNTGRPPASDPTGTKIPDLPLGGSYKEYRVNPGPGDNSAGGRRIVIDTKTGDVYYSRTHYGDHGDPAFVKIAEGDPRFKGK, from the coding sequence ATGGAGCGACTTCGTTTCACCGCGTTGATGCGTATCGTTCGGGATTCGCGTGGCGTGTCCGCCATCGAGTACGGGCTGCTTCTCGTTGCGATTTTGCTTCTCGTGGCCGGTGGGTACCGCGCCCTCGGAAAGCGCAATGCTCAGACGACTCGGGTCGCCGAGACCACGTTCCACGGAGGTGCCGATTACACGCCGCCATCCGGCGGTGGCGGAGGCGACACGATTTGCGATGGTCGATCGTGTGGCGGGCCCGGCGCTTGTTTCGTCGCAGGAACGCTGGTAGCGACCCCGTCGGGTGAGCGCCCCATCGAGAGCCTTCACGCGGGCGAGCTCGTTTTCGCCCGTGGCGAGTTCGACGATGCGGTGACGGCGCGAGCCATTACGAAAACCTTCGTGCGCCCGGCGCCTTCGCTGGTGGACGTGCACGTGGTCACGCCCGACGATGCGAGAGAGAGCGTTCGCTCGACGCCGGACCATCTCTACTTCGCGCGGGACCGTGGATGGACCGCGGCGGCAGAACTCACCAGCGGCGAAACGTTGGTCGATCGCACGGGCCACGAAGTTCGCGTGACCAAGGTGGTGCGCATCGCGCAGGAGGCACCGGTCTACAACTTCGAGGTCGACGTCGATCACACGTACTTCGTCGGCCACACGGCGGTGTGGGTTCACAATCCGCCCGGATGCGGAGACCCTCCGGCAGGAGGCAGCGATCCCGCCGGTGGGAGCACGGGAAGTCCGGGTACGTCGCCGCCGCCGGCCACGGGACCACCGCCGATCACGGGCCCCGTCTTCGGAGGGATGGCGCCCGGAGCCACGCCTCCCGCGCACGAGAGCATCCCGGCCCCGAGCGATGGGCCCGGCCTGATTGGCGCGGAACAGACGGCGCAGAACAACGTCAATTCGGCGCAGCAGAAGGTCAACACCTGGCAGACGAAGATCAACAACGTCGACGCCCCCGGCTCGAAGGTTCCCGACGACAAGAAGGACAGCGTACGGAACAAGTTCCAAGAGAAGCTCAACGAGGAGCAGGCCAAACTCGCCAAGGAACAAGCCAAACTCGACGCGGCGCACGCGGCCGCCGAGGCGGCGCACATTCACGACACGCTCAACCGCATCGATCACAACAACCCGCCGTCGGGCGTGTTGGGCCAGCAATGGGGCGTGACGTTCAACAACACCGGTCGACCTCCGGCCAGCGATCCGACGGGTACGAAGATCCCCGATCTACCGCTGGGCGGCAGTTACAAGGAATACCGCGTCAACCCTGGGCCCGGCGACAACTCCGCCGGAGGCCGCCGCATCGTCATCGATACGAAGACGGGCGACGTGTATTATTCACGCACGCACTACGGCGACCACGGAGATCCGGCGTTCGTCAAAATTGCAGAGGGTGACCCGAGGTTCAAAGGAAAGTAG
- a CDS encoding barstar family protein → MNFTSGVQRVAHLDVAATREAAAEQGVAVYELPSSGITDYVAFFDWIRAHVPLSPPIRRAGSWDALKDSLWQGLFDLKPSRIVFIWPNVDAMLPADDRDTALFILGDVAANLANAAFTQGHPKVFTILAGPLRVS, encoded by the coding sequence GTGAATTTCACGAGCGGTGTCCAACGGGTGGCCCATCTCGACGTGGCCGCGACGCGTGAAGCGGCCGCGGAGCAAGGGGTGGCGGTGTACGAGCTGCCGAGTTCCGGCATCACCGACTACGTGGCGTTTTTCGATTGGATTCGCGCGCACGTGCCGCTCAGTCCTCCCATCCGGCGCGCGGGGAGTTGGGATGCGCTGAAGGATTCGCTGTGGCAGGGTCTCTTCGATCTGAAGCCGTCCCGCATCGTGTTCATCTGGCCGAACGTCGATGCCATGCTCCCCGCCGACGATCGCGACACGGCCCTGTTCATCTTGGGCGACGTCGCCGCCAACCTCGCAAACGCCGCCTTCACGCAGGGTCATCCGAAGGTCTTCACCATCCTCGCCGGCCCGCTCCGCGTATCCTAA
- a CDS encoding DUF1918 domain-containing protein, with product MTINVPFRKDDRVTKEAFMHASKGDRLVVHGRVVGQKDHVVEIVEVLGPNGSPPYRVRAENGHETIMSPGPDTIVDHRKASDTE from the coding sequence TTGACGATCAACGTCCCTTTTCGAAAGGATGATCGGGTCACCAAGGAGGCCTTCATGCATGCAAGCAAAGGGGATCGACTCGTCGTGCACGGCCGAGTCGTCGGCCAAAAGGATCATGTCGTCGAGATCGTTGAAGTGCTCGGCCCAAACGGCTCGCCGCCGTACCGGGTGAGGGCTGAAAACGGACATGAGACGATCATGAGCCCAGGCCCGGACACCATCGTTGACCATCGGAAAGCTTCGGATACCGAGTAG
- a CDS encoding SDR family oxidoreductase: protein MAAAEIGSSVTIASRSETKLAAARAELGHEIRAVVLDTGDERALERFFSAESAWDHIVVSAAQTPTGSVHALPMDEAKQAMESKFWGAYRLARAAKINDGGSLTFVSGYLSVRPSETAVLQGAINAALEALARGLALELSPVRVNAVSPGLVETPLWSGMPDDKRKAMFTRAAQHLPARRIGQPDDIAHALLFLAATPFATGSTVRVDGGGAIA from the coding sequence ATGGCCGCTGCGGAAATCGGCAGCTCGGTGACCATCGCCTCGCGATCGGAAACGAAACTCGCCGCGGCGCGGGCCGAGCTTGGTCACGAGATCCGCGCCGTCGTGCTCGACACCGGGGACGAGCGCGCCCTCGAGCGATTCTTCTCCGCCGAGAGCGCGTGGGATCACATCGTCGTTTCGGCCGCGCAGACGCCGACGGGATCCGTGCATGCACTCCCCATGGACGAGGCCAAGCAGGCGATGGAGAGCAAATTCTGGGGCGCATACCGTCTTGCGCGTGCCGCCAAGATCAACGACGGAGGATCGCTCACCTTCGTCTCGGGGTACCTGAGCGTGCGGCCTTCGGAGACTGCGGTTCTCCAGGGCGCCATCAATGCCGCGCTCGAAGCGCTGGCTCGAGGTCTGGCGCTGGAGCTCTCTCCCGTGCGCGTGAACGCAGTGTCGCCCGGTCTCGTGGAGACCCCTCTCTGGTCGGGCATGCCCGACGACAAGCGCAAGGCGATGTTCACACGTGCCGCGCAACACCTTCCTGCGCGTCGCATCGGTCAGCCGGACGACATCGCGCACGCCCTGCTGTTCCTCGCGGCGACGCCCTTCGCCACCGGGTCGACGGTGCGGGTCGACGGCGGCGGCGCCATCGCCTGA
- a CDS encoding helix-turn-helix transcriptional regulator: protein MDSAPATFSLSRFVEDVRAFVPVAGCARPVDRLPDGRTTLVFRVLEEGRKGDVCVAGPRTRALFKNATGIARAVILQFKPGWSASLLGVPANALTDRIVPLDDIWGPSGGDLCFELLAARSLREVLDRISDAVALRTRQTFEPASARLARRAVRLLEGDEVRVESVADRLGVTARHLRRAFTESIGIGPKDFARTVRLQRAVQMASNSKDWARIAADSGYYDQAHLIADFRELVGLTPGAFLKRAR, encoded by the coding sequence ATGGACTCCGCACCGGCGACGTTCTCGCTTTCCCGCTTCGTTGAAGATGTTCGCGCGTTCGTGCCGGTCGCAGGATGCGCACGTCCCGTCGATCGGCTGCCCGATGGAAGAACGACCCTCGTCTTTCGCGTGCTCGAGGAGGGGCGGAAAGGGGACGTGTGCGTCGCGGGTCCGCGCACCCGGGCGCTGTTCAAGAACGCAACCGGCATTGCGCGGGCGGTGATCCTTCAGTTCAAGCCGGGTTGGTCGGCGTCGCTGCTGGGCGTGCCCGCGAACGCGCTGACGGACCGGATCGTGCCGCTGGACGACATCTGGGGCCCTTCGGGTGGCGACCTATGCTTCGAGCTCCTTGCGGCGCGAAGCTTGCGGGAGGTGCTGGACCGGATCTCCGATGCGGTCGCTCTTCGCACCCGCCAGACATTCGAGCCTGCATCGGCACGGCTGGCTCGCCGCGCGGTTCGCTTGCTCGAGGGCGACGAGGTTCGCGTGGAGAGCGTGGCGGATCGGCTCGGCGTCACGGCGCGGCATCTTCGCCGCGCCTTCACCGAGAGCATCGGCATCGGGCCCAAGGATTTCGCGCGGACCGTTCGCCTGCAGCGTGCAGTACAGATGGCGTCGAACTCGAAGGACTGGGCGCGCATTGCCGCCGACTCCGGCTATTACGATCAGGCGCACCTCATCGCCGACTTCCGGGAGCTCGTCGGGCTCACACCCGGCGCCTTCCTGAAGCGGGCGCGCTAG
- a CDS encoding alpha/beta fold hydrolase, with product MNEPLPTSLRASTAVLSISPIVLPVPGRAVDLQVRVSAPVTGKDLPIILLSHGHGPSNHLSSLNGYAPLAHYWAAHGFVVIQPTHLDSKTLPFRGSDHPDAPLFWRSRVEDMTRILDRLDAIEGAVAGLAGRLDRDKVAVAGHSMGGHTASLLLGARHKDRHEEVNLAEPRIKAGVLLAAPGRGDTLSKFAAENYPFFSTIDFSTMTTPALVVAGDKDDSPHLTVAGADWHADPYVLSPSPKSLLTLFGAGHGLGGVSGYDVAETTDENPERVAAVQLLTWAYLRTALHPGDPAWPNARNALTGAATPLGRVTFK from the coding sequence ATGAACGAACCGCTTCCCACATCCCTTCGCGCTTCCACGGCGGTCCTCTCGATCAGCCCCATCGTGCTGCCCGTGCCCGGCCGCGCCGTCGATCTTCAGGTGCGCGTCTCCGCGCCCGTAACCGGAAAGGACCTTCCTATCATCTTGCTCTCGCACGGTCACGGCCCCTCCAACCACCTCTCCTCCTTGAACGGCTACGCACCACTCGCCCATTACTGGGCCGCCCACGGCTTCGTCGTGATTCAACCCACGCATCTCGACTCGAAGACACTTCCCTTTCGTGGCTCGGATCACCCCGACGCTCCTTTGTTCTGGCGATCGCGGGTCGAGGACATGACGCGCATTCTCGATCGACTCGATGCGATCGAGGGCGCAGTCGCAGGGCTCGCCGGGCGCCTGGACCGCGACAAGGTGGCGGTCGCCGGGCACTCGATGGGCGGACACACGGCGAGCCTGCTGCTTGGCGCGCGGCACAAAGATCGCCACGAGGAAGTGAACCTCGCCGAGCCGCGGATCAAAGCGGGCGTGCTGCTCGCCGCGCCCGGCCGAGGGGACACCCTCAGCAAGTTTGCGGCCGAGAACTACCCCTTCTTTTCGACCATCGACTTCTCCACCATGACCACGCCCGCACTCGTGGTCGCCGGCGACAAGGACGACTCTCCCCACTTGACGGTCGCGGGCGCCGACTGGCACGCCGATCCCTACGTCCTCTCCCCGAGCCCCAAGTCTCTGCTCACCCTGTTCGGCGCAGGTCACGGACTGGGCGGGGTCTCGGGGTATGACGTCGCCGAGACCACGGACGAGAACCCCGAGCGCGTGGCCGCCGTTCAACTTCTCACCTGGGCGTATCTCCGCACCGCGCTCCATCCCGGAGACCCCGCGTGGCCGAACGCACGGAACGCGCTGACCGGAGCCGCCACCCCGCTCGGGCGTGTCACGTTCAAATAG